From Saccharomyces paradoxus chromosome IX, complete sequence, one genomic window encodes:
- the PRK1 gene encoding serine/threonine protein kinase PRK1 (Protein serine/threonine kinase~similar to YIL095W): MNAPQISLYEPGTILTVGSHHAKIIKYLTSGGFAQVYTAEISPPDPYSNATIACLKRVIVPHKQGLNTLRAEVDAMKLLRNNKHVVSYIDSHAARSVNGIAYEVFVLMEFCERGGLIDFMNTRLQNRLQESEILEIMSQTVQGIAAMHSLQPPLIHRDIKIENVLISHDGLYKVCDFGSVSGVIRPPRNTQEFNYVQHDILTNTTAQYRSPEMLDLYRGLPIDEKSDIWALGVFLYKICYYTTPFEKSGEAGILHARYQYPPLPQYSDRLKNLIRLMLMEAPSQRPNICQVLEEVSRLQNKPCPIRNFYLLRAMNQNAQLVSEPPLTNYVPTQKFLPVQSLQSIEQTPNMVPVSHVRTTPNLGILSRPINDSNKTEATAQAGLQLGSDSNLTSPLMKTKSVPLSDDFASLYYRELHPFQKSQTFKSVDNFQSPQRKSMPPSLLAPANSNNLDKASTKNRPNNYVDSETQTIDSKAVPNLKLSPTITSKSVSSTKEPNALENVNGSNIVRSLSSKLKKVITGESRGNSPIKSRQNTGDSIRSAFGKLRHGFTGSSVNNSRSASFDNNNGNGNGNNVNRRLASSSTLSFPNFNSDIKRQEELDKKQQLEKRRSMPPSILSDFDQHEKNNSRTRSRDYYRSHSPAKKPQATAKTAPKPILKPDDGDISINQEKKESIQRRVHNLLKSSEDPLTYKSASGYGKYTDIDVETTNRHSSVRITPITEEQFKNNHKNAAADKKVRSNGKDKDKSRPPRPPPKPLHLRTELQKIRNFSRLQSNKLPVERISSDATETIVDVNVDELEADFRKRFPSKV, encoded by the coding sequence ATGAATGCTCCACAGATTAGTCTCTATGAACCTGGGACAATACTGACTGTCGGATCGCATCATGCCAAGATCATCAAATATCTCACGAGTGGTGGGTTCGCACAAGTTTATACTGCTGAAATTTCACCTCCTGACCCATATAGCAATGCCACTATAGCATGTCTGAAGAGAGTCATTGTCCCGCACAAACAGGGTTTGAATACTTTGAGAGCTGAAGTAGATGCCATGAAGCTCCTTAGAAATAACAAGCATGTGGTTTCTTACATAGACTCTCATGCTGCAAGGTCTGTAAATGGTATTGCATATGAGGTGTTTGTATTAATGGAGTTTTGCGAACGTGGAGGCCTTATAGATTTTATGAATACCAGATTGCAAAACAGATTACAAGAATCTGAAATATTAGAAATTATGAGCCAGACTGTCCAAGGCATTGCTGCAATGCACTCCCTACAACCGCCATTAATTCATCGAGATATTAAGATTGAAAATGTACTAATCTCTCATGACGGCTTGTATAAAGTCTGTGATTTTGGTTCTGTTTCAGGTGTGATCAGACCACCTAGAAATACACAAGAGTTTAATTATGTTCAACATGACATCCTAACAAATACTACAGCTCAATATAGATCACCTGAGATGCTTGATCTTTATAGAGGTCTGCCTATCGATGAAAAATCTGATATTTGGGCTCTTGGTGTCtttctttacaaaatatGTTACTACACTACACCGTTTGAAAAGAGTGGTGAGGCCGGTATACTACATGCAAGATATCAGTATCCACCTTTACCTCAGTACAGTGACagattaaaaaatttgatacGTCTGATGTTAATGGAAGCACCATCTCAGAGGCCAAATATTTGTCAAGTTTTAGAGGAAGTTTCCAGACTACAGAATAAACCTTGTCCGATTAGAAATTTTTACTTGTTAAGAGCAATGAATCAGAATGCGCAGTTGGTGAGTGAACCACCTTTGACGAATTATGTTCCAACACAGAAATTCCTTCCAGTACAAAGCCTGCAGAGCATCGAGCAAACGCCAAATATGGTCCCTGTAAGTCACGTCAGGACTACTCCTAATTTGGGTATATTGTCTAGACCTATTAACGACAGCAATAAGACAGAAGCAACGGCGCAAGCTGGCTTACAGCTTGGAAGCGATTCAAATTTGACTAGCCCCTTAATGAAAACGAAATCCGTTCCACTTTCTGATGATTTTGCATCACTATACTATAGGGAGTTGcatccttttcaaaagtcGCAAACATTTAAGTCGGTAGATAATTTCCAATCCCCACAAAGGAAGTCTATGCCTCCATCATTACTTGCTCCCGCTAACAGTAACAATTTAGATAAAGCTTCGACAAAAAATCGCCCAAACAACTACGTTGATTCTGAGACGCAAACTATAGATAGCAAGGCCGTGCCTAACTTAAAATTATCTCCCACTATTACGAGCAAATCAGTGAGCTCCACAAAAGAACCTAATGCTCTAGAGAATGTAAATGGAAGCAATATTGTGCGCTCTCTAAGCTccaagttgaaaaaagttatcACTGGGGAGTCTCGTGGCAATTCCCCAATTAAATCAAGGCAAAATACAGGCGACAGTATCAGGTCTGCATTTGGTAAGCTTCGTCATGGGTTTACAGGAAGCTCAGTAAATAATAGCAGGTCAGCATCTTTTGATAATAACAATGGCAACGGCAATGGCAACAACGTGAACAGGCGATTAGCTTCATCGTCGACCTTGTCCTTTCCTAATTTTAATTCGGATATCAAAAGGCAAGAGGAATTAGATAAGAAACAGCAACTGGAAAAACGCCGTAGTATGCCTCCTTCAATTTTGTCAGATTTTGACCAgcatgaaaagaataactCGAGAACTAGATCAAGGGACTATTACAGATCTCATTCTCCAGCGAAGAAACCCCAAGCGACAGCTAAAACGGCACCAAAGCCCATTTTGAAACCAGACGATGGCGATATTAGTataaatcaagaaaagaaggaatcGATCCAGAGAAGAGTGCATAACTTACTAAAGAGTTCTGAGGATCCTTTAACATATAAATCCGCATCAGGTTATGGTAAATATACAGACATTGACGTAGAAACTACGAATCGACATTCAAGTGTAAGAATAACACCAATTACTGAAGAACAGTTTAAGAACAACCACAAGAATGCTGCAGCGGACAAAAAAGTGAGAAGCAATGGTAAAGATAAAGATAAATCAAGACCACCACGCCCACCACCAAAACCTTTACATTTAAGAACAGAACTTCAGAAGATAAGAAACTTTAGTCGTTTGCAATCAAACAAACTGCCAGTTGAGAGAATTTCCAGCGACGCCACAGAGACTATTGTTGATGTTAACGTGGACGAGTTAGAAGCCgattttagaaaaagatTTCCTAGTAAGGTGTAA
- the LYS12 gene encoding homoisocitrate dehydrogenase (Homo-isocitrate dehydrogenase~similar to YIL094C), with protein sequence MFRSVATRLSACRGLASNAARKSLTIGLIPGDGIGKEVIPAGKQVLENLNSKHGLSFNFIDLYAGFQTFQETGKALPDETVKVLKEQCQGALFGAVQSPTTKVEGYSSPIVALRREMGLFANVRPVKSVEGGKGKPIDMVIVRENTEDLYIKIEKTYIDKATGTRVADATKRISEIATRRIATIALDIALKRLQTRGEATLTVTHKSNVLSQSDGLFREICKEVYESNKDKYGQIKYNEQIVDSMVYRLFREPQCFDVIVAPNLYGDILSDGAAALVGSLGVVPSANVGPEIVIGEPCHGSAPDIAGKGIANPIATIRSTALMLEFLGHNDAAQDIYRAVDANLREGAIKTPDLGGKASTQQVVDDVLSRL encoded by the coding sequence ATGTTCAGATCTGTTGCTACTAGATTATCTGCCTGTCGTGGGTTAGCATCCAATGCTGCTCGCAAATCACTCACTATTGGTCTTATTCCCGGTGACGGTATTGGTAAAGAAGTAATTCCTGCCGGTAAGCAAGTTTTGGAAAACCTGAACTCCAAGCACGGCTTAAGCTTCAACTTTATTGATCTCTATGCCGGTTTCCAAACATTTCAAGAAACCGGAAAGGCATTGCCTGACGAGACTGTTAAAGTATTGAAGGAACAATGCCAAGGTGCTCTTTTCGGTGCAGTTCAGTCTCCAACTACCAAAGTGGAAGGCTATTCATCACCAATTGTTGCTCTGAGGAGGGAAATGGGCTTATTTGCCAATGTTCGTCCTGTTAAGTCTGTAGAAGGAGGCAAAGGTAAACCAATTGACATGGTTATCGTAAGAGAAAATACTGAGGACCTGTatattaaaattgaaaaaacatATATCGATAAGGCTACAGGAACAAGAGTTGCTGACGCCACAAAGAGAATATCTGAAATTGCAACAAGAAGAATTGCAACCATTGCATTAGATATTGCCTTGAAAAGATTGCAGACAAGAGGTGAAGCTACTTTGACGGTGACACATAAATCAAATGTTCTGTCTCAAAGTGATGGTCTATTTAGAGAAATCTGTAAGGAAGTCTACGAATCCAACAAGGACAAATACGGTCAAATCAAATACAACGAACAAATTGTGGATTCCATGGTTTATAGGCTGTTTAGAGAACCACAGTGTTTTGATGTGATAGTAGCACCAAACCTGTACGGTGACATATTATCTGACGGTGCTGCTGCTTTAGTGGGTTCATTAGGTGTTGTTCCAAGCGCCAACGTCGGTCCAGAAATTGTTATTGGTGAACCATGCCATGGTTCCGCCCCAGATATTGCTGGCAAAGGTATTGCTAACCCAATCGCCACCATAAGATCCACCGCTTTGATGTTGGAGTTCTTGGGTCATAACGATGCCGCCCAAGATATTTACAGAGCAGTTGACGCTAATTTAAGAGAGGGTGCTATCAAGACTCCAGATTTAGGTGGTAAGGCTTCTACTCAACAGGTGGTTGACGACGTTTTGTCGAGACTATAA
- the RSM25 gene encoding mitochondrial 37S ribosomal protein mS23 (Mitochondrial ribosomal protein of the small subunit~similar to YIL093C), which translates to MKIQTNAVNVLQRTSAYLKSGLLKETPAWYNVVASIPPSTKFTREPRFKNPSNGHIIGKLVDVTEQPHVNNNGFYKTRPNTRDKRVGVKRLYKPPKLTYVEDKLRTLFYKQHPWELSRPKILVENEIGDEDYDWSHMLQIGKPLDGESVIQRTMHLLKTKQCEDMVEAYDHARYEFYALRMQEETEQQVALEEAEMFGSIFGVSAIEHGIQKEQEVLDVWEKKVVEETELMAARSSNPAGSWKDDTTLDTAQEEEPTTSENLHF; encoded by the coding sequence ATGAAGATACAAACCAATGCTGTAAACGTCCTTCAACGGACGTCCGCTTACTTGAAATCAGGACTGTTGAAAGAAACACCTGCGTGGTACAACGTCGTGGCGTCTATCCCACCATCCACCAAGTTTACACGTGAACCTCGTTTCAAGAATCCTTCCAATGGACACATCATAGGGAAACTTGTCGATGTGACAGAACAACCGCACGTCAACAATAACGGATTTTACAAGACAAGACCCAACACGAGAGACAAAAGGGTAGGCGTGAAAAGGCTGTACAAACCCCCTAAACTAACATACGTAGAGGACAAGCTCAGAACCCTCTTTTACAAACAACATCCATGGGAGTTGTCGAGGCCTAAAATTTTAGTGGAAAACGAAATCGGTGATGAAGATTACGATTGGAGCCACATGCTTCAGATAGGAAAACCACTCGATGGTGAAAGTGTCATCCAACGAACTATGCATTTACTCAAGACGAAGCAGTGTGAGGACATGGTTGAAGCATATGACCATGCCAGATATGAATTCTACGCGTTGAGAATgcaagaagaaacagaGCAGCAAGTGGCTTTGGAAGAGGCAGAGATGTTCGGATCCATCTTCGGAGTTTCAGCCATTGAACATGGTATACAGAAGGAACAAGAGGTCCTGGACGTGTGGGAAAAGAAGGttgttgaagaaactgAACTAATGGCAGCAAGGTCAAGTAATCCTGCAGGGTCGTGGAAGGACGACACTACATTGGATACAgcacaagaagaagaacccACCACTTCCGAGAACCTCCACTTCTAG
- a CDS encoding uncharacterized protein (similar to YIL092W): MAYKSGTNNRSNIITNGSTLPPRSNKKAYSRRKKKSVSMPIIYKSFCDTRQIDDDQQAFKMLDKVSHLKKFSAEEGDDDNTFVQWADDITDTLSGLCCTGTFLKLLISSALSGRAKNWFDSATEGIDDYVIKTYDFGKFLALLSEEFDGAKFLRRESFTELLKLSIDSEKSLETFAYISGRLTPYYLSSGAALDLFLSKLEPHLQKQLGNSAFPMTLDVALLMTACEFAKGASSHRKHRNKNTRDFDINSPKIKSAAKVSKISNTKNMNENSVIEKSDRKNYSNKNELQIPDTKLRKRNGRGVQLSLFVAEHKKTLPYENFSANAYASKNGQSNLIDPFDLHTHLRNGESRLYALNAISTQNNDRSIPGTTNDNLINDEVANMRKQITINNERTDEITPSLNLSRCAVKRNSLQLVSPNTFKGSAEIQEPKMKRVLGSDISIGSSQTMYVFSHPGTPTVANPARKNEISESCQINDTVHSNPFTANENEKISNLSESFKNPVASMEINRLSSTAGLKKISESVHRENKRPNLSTQKSYPLHNFAVRTRNAHFNDRPSNYTSAHEITDATCRLSPSINSIQCLTGPKSRDAETNKATISSYMVAQDEKAAKSKNVETKSRKFPNVINPFLTNTVNKKKKDYYYM; the protein is encoded by the coding sequence ATGGCGTACAAATCAGGAACCAATAACCGTAGTAATATAATAACTAATGGCAGCACACTGCCGCCGCGAAGCAACAAGAAGGCTTACAGTAGACGTAAAAAGAAGAGCGTAAGTATGCCCATAATTTACAAGAGTTTTTGTGATACAAGACAGATCGACGACGACCAACAAGCCTTCAAAATGCTGGATAAAGTTAGTcatctgaaaaaattcagcGCTGAAGAaggtgatgatgacaataCATTTGTCCAATGGGCCGATGATATTACAGATACCTTATCCGGGCTATGCTGCACAGGAACCTTTTTAAAACTTCTCATAAGCTCTGCGTTATCCGGGCGAGCCAAGAATTGGTTTGATTCGGCAACAGAGGGCATCGATGACTACGTGATAAAGACTTatgattttggaaaatttctTGCTTTACTATCAGAAGAATTTGATGGAGCAAAATTCTTAAGAAGGGAGAGTTTCACGGAACTATTAAAGCTGTCCATTGATTCTGAGAAGTCATTGGAAACATTTGCTTATATATCGGGACGTCTAACTCCTTATTACCTGTCTTCTGGTGCTGCGTTGGATTTATTTCTCAGTAAGTTAGAGCCACACTTGCAAAAACAATTGGGAAATTCTGCATTTCCGATGACTTTGGATGTAGCCTTGTTGATGACTGCCTGTGAATTTGCGAAGGGAGCATCTAGTCATAGAAAACATCGAAACAAAAATACAAGAGATTTCGACATCAATTCTCCAAAGATTAAGAGTGCTGCTAAAGTTAGCAAAATATCTAACACCAAAAATATGAATGAAAACAGCGTCATTGAAAAGAGTGATCGGAAAAATTACTCTAATAAAAACGAACTACAAATACCCGATACTAAACTTCGAAAACGAAATGGACGTGGAGTGCAGCTCTCTCTTTTCGTGGCCGAGCACAAGAAGACTCTTCCATATGAGAATTTTTCTGCCAATGCATACGCGTCAAAAAATGGACAGTCCAATTTGATCGATCCCTTTGATCTTCATACACATCTTAGAAACGGTGAATCTCGACTATATGCATTAAATGCGATATCAACTCAGAATAACGACAGGTCGATTCCAGGAACAACTAATGATAATTTAATAAATGATGAAGTTGCAAATATGAGAAAGCAAATCACAATTAATAATGAACGTACGGATGAAATCACGCCGTCTTTAAACCTGAGCCGCTGCGCAGTGAAAAGAAACTCACTGCAACTTGTATCACCAAATACTTTTAAAGGAAGCGCTGAAATTCAAGAaccaaaaatgaagagagTTTTAGGTAGTGATATATCGATTGGCTCATCCCAAACAATGTATGTATTTTCCCACCCAGGCACTCCCACAGTTGCTAATccagcaagaaaaaatgaaatcagCGAGAGTTGTCAGATTAACGATACTGTTCATTCTAACCCGTTCACGGCaaacgaaaatgaaaaaatctcGAACCTATCAGAAAGCTTTAAAAACCCTGTAGCATCTATGGAAATAAATAGGCTGAGCTCCACCGCGGGCCTCAAAAAGATCTCAGAAAGCGTTCATAGAGAGAACAAGAGGCCTAATTTATCAACTCAAAAAAGCTATCCACTGCATAACTTTGCTGTGCGCACAAGGAATGCACATTTTAATGACCGGCCTTCTAATTATACATCGGCACATGAAATTACAGATGCGACTTGCCGATTATCTCCGAGCATTAATAGTATTCAATGTCTTACTGGGCCCAAAAGCAGGGATGCAGAGACTAACAAAGCAACGATTTCATCTTATATGGTTGCTCAAGACGAAAAAGCGGCGAAGAGCAAAAATGTAGAAACTAAGAGCAGAAAGTTCCCCAATGTAATAAACCCTTTTCTTACGAATACagtgaataaaaaaaaaaaagactaCTATTATATGTGA
- the UTP25 gene encoding rRNA-binding ribosome biosynthesis protein UTP25 (Nucleolar protein~similar to YIL091C), whose product MSDSPVREKNDNFRGYRKRGRQELRKIKRSSARKDGSTEEADHVAEDTGRRTDEAEMSDIGSGDDIDVEGVEEKKEKVYDALLTILKSEHPEPKRRKRKIDESNEATTQAGETEDKNSEYEPVDDQLEIENGLLGNQENDNDDDSNEDEKDDIDSEDEQDPFESHFNQVPEKYVDDLSTAFKTKSIKYKSVKGPLGDNESYIYAKPVVIGEEALVESPYRSSSIYSYFLKQRLKVQNGLLDKKIDPLTALQKKLVDPMFQYKDILYEYDSYEKDEDEYRDLYALHVLNHIYKTRDRILKNNQRLQDNPDTEHLDQGFTRPKVLIVVPTREAAYRVVDKIISKSGIDQVDKKGKFYDQFRDDSLPPKSKPKSFQHIFRGNTNDFFVVGLKFTRKAIKLYSNFYQSDIIVCSPLGIQMILENTDKKKRQDDFLSSIELMVIDQLHSIEYQNISHIFTIFDHLNKIPDQQHEADFSRIRMWYINDQARLFRQTIAFTKYVSPAANSLINGRCRNMAGRWKNHKVIESENSSIGQSGLKIRQIFQRFDIIGNSIIEEPDYRFKFFTSVIIPSIVKSTGYEDGILIYIPDYTDFIRIRNYMKEKTTILFGDINEYSSQRQLNANRSLFQQGRLKVMLYTERLHHYRRYEIKGVKSVVFYKPPNNPEFYNETVRFIGKNAFLGNTDLNISTVRCIYSKLDGLSLERIVGTKRAAVLSHAQKEVYEFK is encoded by the coding sequence ATGAGTGACAGTCCTGTGAGGGAGAAGAATGATAATTTTCGTGGCTATCggaaaagaggaagacAAGAACTGAGAAAGATTAAAAGATCTTCTGCCAGAAAAGATGGAAGTACGGAAGAAGCGGATCACGTAGCTGAAGATACTGGCCGCAGAACTGACGAGGCTGAAATGTCGGATATTGGTAGTGGGGATGATATTGATGTTGAGGGTgtagaagagaaaaaggaaaaagtttatGACGCTTTATTGACTATCCTCAAATCTGAACATCCAGAACCAAAAAGACGAAAGAGGAAGATTGACGAGAGCAATGAAGCTACTACCCAAGCCGGTGAGACTGAAGACAAAAATTCAGAATATGAGCCAGTGGACGATCAGTTGGAGATAGAGAATGGCCTTTTGGGTAATCAAGAGAATGATAACGATGATGACAGCAATGAAGACGAGAAGGATGATATAGACAGTGAAGATGAGCAAGATCCCTTCGAGTCTCATTTTAACCAAGTTCCGGAGAAATACGTTGATGATTTGTCCACTGCTTTCAAGACCAAAAGTATAAAATACAAATCCGTCAAGGGTCCCCTAGGTGACAATGAATCGTATATATATGCCAAACCGGTAGTAATTGGTGAGGAAGCATTGGTTGAAAGCCCGTACAGATCATCATCCATATACTCCTACTTTTTGAAACAGAGACTGAAAGTTCAAAATGGACTGctggataaaaaaattgatccATTGACTGctttgcaaaaaaaattagtaGACCCTATGTTTCAGTACAAAGATATATTATATGAGTATGATTCGTACgaaaaggatgaagatgagtACAGAGATTTATATGCTCTGCATGTGTTGAATCACATCTACAAGACAAGAGATAGaatcttgaaaaacaaTCAAAGATTACAGGATAACCCAGACACTGAACACCTAGATCAAGGTTTTACAAGGCCAAAAGTATTGATTGTAGTTCCTACTAGAGAGGCGGCATACCGCGTTGTCGATAAGATAATTTCAAAGTCAGGTATAGATCAAGTTGATAAGAAGGGAAAATTCTACGACCAATTCCGTGATGATTCTTTACCTCCAAAGTCCAAAccaaaatcttttcaacaCATATTTAGGGGAAACACCAACGATTTTTTCGTTGTCGGCCTTAAGTTCACAAGAAAGGCTATAAAACTTTATAGCAATTTCTACCAGTCTGACATTATTGTATGTTCGCCATTGGGTATTCAAATGATCTTAGAAAATacagataaaaaaaagaggcaGGACGATTTCTTGTCCTCAATAGAGCTAATGGTGATTGATCAATTACACTCAATAGAATACCAGAACATATCCCATATTTTCACCATCTTTGACCATCTTAACAAAATTCCAGATCAACAACATGAAGCTGACTTTAGCAGAATTCGCATGTGGTATATTAATGACCAAGCTAGGTTGTTCAGGCAGACAATTGCATTCACAAAATACGTCTCACCTGCGGCTAATTCATTAATCAACGGAAGATGTCGTAACATGGCAGGTAGATGGAAGAATCACAAGGTCATAGAATCAGAAAATTCCAGTATTGGACAATCTGGATTAAAGATCAGACAGATCTTTCAGAGATTTGACATTATTGGAAACTCGATTATTGAAGAACCTGATTATagatttaaattttttacaagTGTCATTATTCCAAGTATTGTCAAATCCACTGGGTATGAAGACGGAATACTGATCTACATTCCTGATTACACCGACTTTATTCGTATTAGAAACTACATGAAGGAGAAGACGACGATTTTATTTGGAGACATAAATGAGTACTCTAGCCAAAGACAGCTTAATGCAAATAGATCATTATTTCAACAGGGCCGCCTGAAAGTTATGTTATATACAGAAAGGTTGCACCATTATAGACGTTATGAAATCAAAGGTGTTAAAAGTGTCGTGTTTTATAAGCCTCCAAACAATCCCGAGTTTTACAATGAAACTGTCAGATTTATTGGTAAGAACGCCTTTCTGGGTAATACCGACTTAAACATATCCACTGTTAGATGCATATACAGTAAACTTGATGGCCTTTCACTCGAAAGAATTGTGGGCACAAAAAGAGCAGCTGTACTATCGCATGCACAAAAGGAAGTGTATGAGTTTAAGTGA
- the ICE2 gene encoding Ice2p (Integral ER membrane protein with type-III transmembrane domains~similar to YIL090W) — translation MTSLSKSFMQSGRICAACFYLLFTLLSIPISFKVGGLECGLSFTVTLFTLYFITTTLNVLARRHGGRLYIFLTSCLYYSQHFIIASLLYLFLSGFSNDELGNVLKNKSNESESFLEALKNSLNSNQINYVLYYYYYRFVVQPWQFVLTKSTPFFTLSEGFFTILAIQAVGETNRWLSNDLNSNTWIISSLLASGGVITASLYYLYRIYVTPIWPLSIQTASLLGFVLSMVCGLGLYGIVSQKGSVIESSLFFAYIVRCIYEISPKLATTATDEILDLFKDVWQKHQRNLPTADNLLCYFHNVILKNAEMLWGSFIPRGRKKTGDFHDKLISILSFEKVSLISKPFWKFFKNFTFSVPLSINEFCQVTIKMASESVSPAIVINLCFRVLMFYSATRIIPALQRKNDKQLRKSRRIMKGLYWYSPCILIAMYTHLILQYSGELKKDLCIWGCSEKWFGSDQPEIIVDSWGFWNWCNIFCTVLVYATELIGSGS, via the coding sequence ATGACCAGTTTGTCCAAAAGCTTCATGCAGAGTGGACGAATCTGCGCAGCATGTTTCTATCTGTTATTCACACTACTTTCAATCCCAATCTCGTTTAAAGTTGGTGGTTTAGAGTGCGGTCTTTCCTTCACGGTGACACTGTTCACTTTGTATTTCATAACTACGACTCTTAACGTGTTGGCAAGACGACACGGAGGAAGattatacatttttttgaccAGCTGTCTGTATTATTCACAACACTTCATCATTGCATCTTTGCTATACCTGTTTTTGTCTGGATTTTCTAATGATGAATTGGGAAACGttctgaaaaataaatctaATGAGTCAGAGTCGTTCTTAGaagctttgaaaaatagcTTAAATTCCAACCAAATTAACTACGtgttatattattattactatcgATTTGTTGTTCAACCGTGGCAGTTCGTACTTACCAAGTCCACACCTTTTTTTACTCTATCAGAAGGTTTTTTCACTATTTTAGCCATCCAGGCCGTCGGGGAAACTAATAGATGGTTATCAAATGACCTGAATTCAAACACGTGGATTATTTCCTCATTGCTAGCTTCTGGGGGTGTGATTACCGCTTCgctttattatttatatcgGATTTATGTCACCCCTATATGGCCATTATCCATCCAAACAGCGTCTTTATTAGGATTTGTTTTGTCTATGGTATGTGGGTTGGGTTTATATGGTATTGTGAGTCAGAAAGGATCCGTCATAGAAAgctctttattttttgcgTATATTGTTCGTTGTATTTATGAAATTTCGCCTAAATTAGCTACTACGGCAactgatgaaattttagaCTTGTTTAAAGACGTCTGGCAAAAGCATCAAAGGAATCTGCCCACTGCGGACAATCTTTTGTGCTACTTCCATAATGTCATATTAAAGAATGCAGAGATGTTATGGGGGTCTTTTATTCCTAGgggaagaaagaaaactgGTGATTTTCATGACAAACTCATTagtattttatcatttgaaaaagtatcCTTAATATCTAAACCGTtctggaaatttttcaagaatttcaCCTTTAGTGTTCCGCTATCCATTAACGAATTCTGCCAAGTTACAATCAAGATGGCAAGTGAATCAGTTTCCCCAGCTATAGTAATTAATTTATGCTTTAGAGTTCTAATGTTTTACTCGGCCACAAGGATTATTCCAGCattacaaagaaagaatgacAAGCAATTGCGCAAGAGTCGTAGGATCATGAAGGGTTTGTATTGGTACAGTCCCTGCATATTGATTGCTATGTATACTCACTTGATTTTACAATATTCGGGTGAGCTGAAGAAGGATCTATGTATATGGGGTTGCAGTGAAAAGTGGTTTGGTTCAGATCAACCAGAAATTATAGTGGATTCATGGGGATTCTGGAATTGGtgcaatattttctgtaCTGTTTTGGTGTATGCTACTGAATTGATAGGTTCTGGTAGTTGA